gaggaggaggagatggatGACGGGACTGGggatgaggaagaagaagagcttGATGAAAATATGGATGAAGAAGCTGAAGAGAAGCAAGATGATGGATTGAAGAAAATGGAAGCAGAAGATTACACAGATGAGGACTCTGATTTAGATTTTGATGTGGATGCTCTGGAGAAGCGCGAGAAACAAAAGAGGAAGCCCGCAGAGAAACAATCCAAAATGAAGGGCCTTCCCTCGGAAGTTGATGATAAATTCTTCAAGTTGTCAGAGATGGAATCATTTCTTGATGACATGGACAAACAAGAAGGGAAGGAAAACGATGAAAATGATGTGGATTATTTTCAGGACCTGCCCTCAGATGAGGATGAAAATTTTGACCTTGAAATGATctcaaagccaaagaaaaacacTGTACGTATTGTCGCATCTCTCCATTTTGATTTAGGATCTCATGGAATATATGCatttttgaaattattatttatattaacaGGAGAAGAGCTCCAGAGACCTGAAGTACAAGGATTACTTTAGTGCTGCCGAAGAGGCAACTGCTGATGCAGACGAGCAGGTGGATAGTGAGGATGGCAGCATGCACGATGAGGAAGATGGAGAAGAagtagatgatgatgatgatgatgatgagcctGGCGACGACTTTGACAAAGAGTAAGACTAATgatttaagtttattttttcttttggacGTTTAAAATTTCAAGCGTCTCAATGGTTTGTCACAACATATTTATCTGCTTTTTACAAGGAATGGCGACATGAGCCAGGCAAAAGCCTCTCATAAAAAAGTGACCTTCAACCTTTCTGGAGATGAAGACAGTGAAGGGGAGGACCTTGAGGATATTTTTGGAGGGAAAAGCCCAAACTCAAAAAAATCTCAATCCAAGTCATCGCATGAGAAAATTCAAGAAAAGGTAATTGTAGTACTTAATTTAGTTTTCTTTTGTGCTGCAAAAGCCCCTGTGATGAGTTTTAATGCATAAATAACATAGTTGTTTTCAGACTTCTGCGTTGAGGTCAAGAATTAAGCTTTTGAAGATGCGCGAGCATACACAGGGACATATTTTGCGTCATAGTAAATCACAGCATACCAtccaaaaatatcacaacagtatttacttattttgtgTGAAATAGGGCTAgtttagttgaacacaaaaccaatatgttgtatgattactacccctagcaaaaggtatggaatcaccagtcttggatgagcactcactcagacgttttattctgtagatcaaactcaggttaaaaaaaacatgaaacaatcgtaaggtcattccaaagtgcaacatcttggctttcagaaacactaaaagaaatgaaaaaaaaaaaaacattgtgctggtcagttttatagagcaagtgcagtaaaataaataaggaaTCACTCCCTTCTGAGGaaacaaatatggaatcactccattttgcgCAGAAAATAAGGatacacccagtcaatttcctctccttaattgggcacctgcctcaaatgacatctgctcgttagtcagcagttaaaaacagtgcagttatcaccCCTTGGATGGCTGCTGGAcaaagtggattggcaagaatcatggctccaacaaggttgatgtctcttgagaccaaagacaaaGATGATCAAactgcacaatgttttttcttcatttcttttagtgtttctgaaagccaagatgttgcactttggaatgaccttacaactgtttcatgctttttatctgagtttgatctacagaataaaacgtctgagtgagtgctcgtccaagactggtgattccataccttttgctaggggttgtagtaATGTGTGGATAACACTGGttaattgtaccttctgccatccaATGAAAGAGCATTTAATTTTTCTGCCTGTTACTGTATGTCAACagcatagataaataaatgaacaatgatgattatttgtagtcaataaatcatattttttttggccaattaagtgaaatttgattatttcccacagcaCCATGGTTACCGTGACCAACAGATGAGTCGGGCAATACTGCTGCACACATCACACATCACATTGGAAAAATGTATATAACAACTTCTTCACATGATGTGCGCAGATGTCTCAGAAGATCGATGAGTTGGAGAAAGCCTCCCTTGCTGAAAAACCGTGGCAGCTGTCTGGAGAGGTGACAGCGCAAACCCGCCCGGAAAACAGCATGCTTGAGGAAGATTTGGATTTTGAGCAGGGATCCAGAAAGGGTAGGTAACACTCTGGGACATGGGTGCGCGGGTGAAATGGTGAGAGCTGCATCTACTGGGTACATGGGTAGGGATGCACCGAAATGAAAATTCATGGCAGAAAAGAGTAAACAAATGTTCATGCTACAGGTAAATTCATGTGTCAtggaacttattttttttttcatgtagatGGGAACAGTATAATTCAATTCCCCCCCAATCCCCCATTCAACAACAACCTTGACCTCTTATGTGGATGATATAAATCAGATCTGTCACTGATGTGACTTCAGACTggacattaaattaaataaggtCGCACTTACACTTTGCTGTGGCGTAAGGAATCTGCATGCTAAACGAGCAGTTCATTGTCATGACTGCCGCTGGTGCTTCTTcggctttcatttatttttctacttgtGTTGGGTGTTTGGCAAGCACTTTTGGTGCATTAATGCCACCTTTTCTTAGCGTCCTCAAAACGTCGGTAATGCATGACTGCTTCCTATTATTTTCCATGTCCTTAGATTTTGTTTTTGCGGTTGGCGTTTACTTTGTGTTTTACCGCCTTTGACCAGAAGGTGTCGCTGCAGCTAGCAAAATAAAGTCAACACATTAGTGAAAGGGGATTTTGGGTGCCATCCGAGCTCTAATTTAGTTACAGCCACAGGACCAgccaaactattaaaaaaaaaaaaaatgtcatttatattctgaaaaaaatattgcatatgAAAAGATGgtatttaacaaataaatacataaaataaaattacaattttgttaCCATGCACTTGCACTGCAATGTGAACGTAGCCTAAGCCTCTGTTTCCTTGATGCACATGCTTTTGTGGCCTCTGGACAGTTAGTCATCAGCAGCCAGGCAGTCTTGGTTGGTGGGGGAAATCCGTCTTAAAGCTTGTTTCCCTGTGTCAAGGCATCGCCTTCGCTCAGTTAAGTGTGATGTCTGTGCTTGCTTGCCTCATCATAATATCCTGTTGTGTTGTTTCGGTGACAAACGTCTCTCTGATGCTTTCGTAAAGGCCCCCAAtcctgaggcaaaaaaaaaaaaaaacctgtgccAAAAAAGCCACTCTGTGctgataaataaatcatttttaaaagctGCTCTCTGACTGTAAGATTTGATCTGTTCTGTCAGCTCCTGCTATCACAGAGGAAACCACACTGCATCTTGAAGACATCATTACACAGAGAATTAAAGACCAGGTTTGTGTACACATTTCCATCAGTTGTATTACAGCGTTCTACAGTTCAAGTTGTTCCTGCTTGTAAAATGCAGCTCTTTTCGACTTTTTTCCTCTCAAGGCGTTTGACGACGTGGTCAGAAAGGAGAAGCCCAAAGAGGAGGTGTTTGAATACAAGAAGAGACTAACGTTAGACCACGAGAAGAGCAAGCAGAGTCTAGCAGAAATTTATGAGCAGGAATACCTCAAGCAGTCACAGGTTCCACTTCTGTCTCATGTTCACACTTCTGccatttctgtcttttttttttttctacatttctgACATCTTCATAATGATTTCAGGCAAAgacagaggaagaggagaaccCAGCCCATGtagaaatacaaaaattgatggatgcacTCTTCTTAAAACTTGATGCACTCTCCAATTTCCACTTCACACCTAAACCAGTAAGTTTGATTTTTACATGTCAGatagaaaactatttttttgaTATAGTAACTAAATGACATGGAAGATGCAGATTGAcacaagtgcaaaaaaatgGTAGCAATACACGAGAAAATGATGCTACAAAGACGTTCCTGCGCTTTGATTTTCGTCGTTTTCAGACGTCTCGCTCAATTCGTATTTCTTTTGTCGCTCCAGTCTGTGCCTGAGGTGAAGGTGGTTTCGAACATGCCGTCCATCACAATGGAAGAAGTGGCTCCAGTCACTGCCAGCGATGCTACACTGCTTGCACCAGAGGAAATCAAGGTTTGCAGTACTTCATATTTTTTAAGCGAAAATTATGCGGCTGGTGCCAAATGTCTCAAAATGCCTTCTTCCAACCAAAGGAGAAAAACAAAGCTGGTGATATTGTGGGTGATTCTGAGAAGACGTCAACAGACAAGAAGCGCGAGCGACGACTTAAGAAGAAggtgaaacattttaaaatcaaggagaaagaaaagaagaagaagctgaaAGAAGCCAGTAAAGCCGGTGACAACAAAAAGCCAACAAAAGCTCAAGCAAGAGAAGACCTGAAGAAACTCACTAAAGGAGGCAAAGCTACTATACTCAAGGTGAGTATCCTTTGTACTACTTACCTtgaatactttttaaaagtgcCACAAATGACAATCAATTATGACAATGAATTATTGGGCAGTACTTAAtatatgtatcaaatatgactaatatttttgttacttGTTTTAGGATGAGGGAAAGGATAAAGCACTGCGCTCTTCTCAAGCCTTCTTCTCTCAGCTGCAAGATCAAGTCAAAAGACAAATCAAAAGTGCAAAGTCGCAGCCTACAAAAAAGAAACGCAAAGAGGTTTCTGCCAGCAAACTCAAGTTATAGTGACTGTTGCTTTTTTTGTGGATGCTTATATTGTACAGagtcctgttttttttattattattattattaacctgCAATCTTTGAATTTTGaagacacatttgttttaattaaactgaAACAATatggaaatgttttgtttttctttgtataTGTGCCTGCACTGGGTGATTATGGAAGAAGCTGAAATCGCATAAAGTTTGTGTTGTCGTGATAGCAACATTTTGATACAAAGTGACTCGATACCAGTACTGAAATAGTactttggtgaaaaaaaaaaaaactattacaaaatcagtaaaaagcagGGGGATAAAATCTcacattaaaaatcaattcttttTATTTGCATTCATTCAAAAAGTTACTGTATGGATACTactcacaattatttttgataaaataaaaaatcaattttgaggAAGTCTTGGGCAGTATAAAATCTCATTGAACATGAAATGCTTGACATCCCAACCACTAATACCGAAAACTTGCAGAATGGAGGATGGATGCTGAGTGATTTAATTATGTAGACTTAAGTAACACAAGTGATCAGATGGAACATTTAGTGTAATCAAGTAAAATAGCAAAGTGAATACACCCCAATTATTTTCTTGATATATTTCAGCATTTGGATTGCTGGAAAAGTCCACATTGCttagaattttgaaatgttCGACGATGTAAGCAGTCTTTGAATGCACCGTGTCTCGATGAAGAGCGGCAGTGACGTCATTGTTCTCTTTATGATCATCTTTTCTTTATAGATTAACCATAATGATTGAGTGTATTGAAAACTTGACGACCAATATTAAAGCACAAGCATTTGCCTGTTACATATGGCACAAGTTATCCATGAGCGAACCACCCGCGTTTCCTTACAGAATCATGCGGTCGCTTAATAGTTCGAGAATTTAGACCCAACCGGTCATATACGTAGTGTTTTACAAcagtatttaattgtatttataagTCCACATTTACATGTGGATGAAATGGATAGGTGCTTTTTCGGTCGACAAGACGCATCGAACAGGTATTACGTACACAACGCACGCGCGCCACCGAATGGAGGCGTACACAACCAGACGGAAATATTTAGGATTTATTAACCTGACGGCGCGAAACTGTAAAATGACTTGATCGATTTAAATGAACACATGATTTGAAGCGGTCCGTTCGGGGAAGCGTATGGAGGATGAAACTTCACGGTTGTACCTTCAGCCAGCTCCAAGTTGTTCTGTAGACACGCCGCTGTCAAAAACGAGTTGCGGcctccttcaaaataaaagaaaaataaataattcgcGAACTGTTTTAATGAAGTTGAGTTAGAAAAGGCAGTAGTGTCTGCACTAAAGACTGCCATCACCCTGATTTATAAAATCTCGTTCTTATCCTACCACTCCAGTTCTGTGGAGCATGACAAGCCTGGGGCCCTATCAGCAAAATTTGATTTTGCCACCACCAATAATAGTGATTACTGGTTTCATGTTTTACTCTTTTTATTATGAACAACCTTGTAAAGCTATGTAAGACTTGCTAGTTTGTAACCCACAATGATTAAGGCCATCAAAGTAGACAACTGGTTTGCAAACTTGCAGGCAAATCTTTGAAGTACAATACAGTACTGCAACATTTGGCAAATTCAGCAAATCTCCCTACTGGCCACACAGAGCCCCAAAGAGAAGCCTCCCTCATGTGTCAATCAGAAATGTTAGCGAATCCAGCAACACGAGCAGCCTTGGACTGATTTACATTGAGTACTAAATTAGACACTGAATGTCTTCTATAATCGTTCTAGACCGACCAACATAATAAAATAAGCCCATTATTTACTTACAGTAAACacaatttgatttattatttttgtttggaaTAACATGCAACAGAAAACTgaccaaaaaaagacaatattatataaaatgcataaaaaaatatataaaaaatacttaaatattGATGTGAATGAACAGAAATACGTGAAACCAGAAAATAACGTTAtagtttcataataataataataatattaataattaaaaaaacaaataattatgtGAGAAATTATGTATATTTAAAACTGTCCAAAATCTTAACAATCCAGGCAATCCAAACATTTGGCTCTATATTCAGGATTTTTGTTCTGTGGGAGTGGTATGGGACGTCCCTCGACGACCCTTGCGTACGGCATGGCTGGAGCAAAGCATGGATGCACAGACAGGTTAAGCATGAACATGAGGGGAGACCAGTCCGGTTCTAGGAGATGCGATAGgacctaaaacaaacaaacaaaaaaaaccttggcAAAAATACTTTATCACAAAGCTGATGttgtctttcaaaataaaacgcctctgAAATATACAATTTGACCAAAGctcctgattaaaaaaaaaaaaaaaatgatttaaaaaaaaaaaaaaaaaaacttttagcaGGACGAGATCTGGGGAACACTTGACTACCCCAGTACTCTAAGAAATACATgttctttcatttttcatttcaagatAAAAGGCCTATGAACCTTTCACCTTGGACTATTgccgcaaaataaataaatacatacataaatacagtATAGGCTACTCACAATCAATCGGTACAGACATAGAAGTACAGTACAGATCAGGCACGGCTCTCTCCTGATGGAGGTACTCAGGGCGGACTAAGGAAATAATTCATGAATATAATTTATATTAAGTACAATGCTGGATGGGCTACACTGGGGCAATACAGATTTCTGATAGCTTGGTGTAGCGGCATCCTACAAGTTGTTaagcataaataaatagaatgcaatgatttgcaaatcatgtcCAACCATATGTTTAATTATACACCTCAAAGACAAGGGGTCTCATGTTTAAACTGATCAACTTTATTGCTTTTAACAAATAATCATGAACTAATTTCGAATGTGCAACGCGTTCCACAAAAGCTACCTGtgccaaaggggaaaaaaaaaaaaacctgttcaAAATAGTGCATGGGGCCTATAGTGCTGTAGAAACATACCAGTAACACTGTCAAAACAATGTTTCCATAGCTTTGCACATTTTGTgaactgatgtttgttttttgtaaatctaAATTGGCTTGTAACAGCTGAAAAATACACTACATGTATGCTCGTATTGGACGGAGAATTTTTGAACACCAGACGCTGGCACAAGACACAAGCTAGATTTCTTTCTTTGAGGCGACAATGTCAAATAATTCTCTTAAATGAGGTCACAGGTGGGGAATATCTTACCTTCTCAAAGCTTTTACGTCATTGTTAAGATCAATCATCAATGAGTCATTTTGCATAGTTCAGTAGGTCCGATGGCGATTGTGTTCCAGTGCCCTCCCCAAAAAGAAAAACCCATGACGTCACAACATACAATCACGGAAGTGAACTAGGCGACGGAAGCACAGAGACAAACATTGAGTTTCGTACTCGACTGCTACTGACAGGTACGTTATTGGCACAGAATTTTCGGTGACTTACTGAACCGTGAACAGCTTTCGGACATATTAGTGTTGTGAAACCCACCACAATGTAACCCAGACATTTTGTT
Above is a genomic segment from Festucalex cinctus isolate MCC-2025b chromosome 4, RoL_Fcin_1.0, whole genome shotgun sequence containing:
- the mphosph10 gene encoding U3 small nucleolar ribonucleoprotein MPP10 → MAKTDECGTLDECLNNLNVNTQHPDNFLSLQDAVAADFTSLTKTLYDLHKAQEPAEYKGSPLVQLVVENFDEEQIWQELELQNSAVLKHLTNAVDEALSDETLAILEEEEMDDGTGDEEEEELDENMDEEAEEKQDDGLKKMEAEDYTDEDSDLDFDVDALEKREKQKRKPAEKQSKMKGLPSEVDDKFFKLSEMESFLDDMDKQEGKENDENDVDYFQDLPSDEDENFDLEMISKPKKNTEKSSRDLKYKDYFSAAEEATADADEQVDSEDGSMHDEEDGEEVDDDDDDDEPGDDFDKENGDMSQAKASHKKVTFNLSGDEDSEGEDLEDIFGGKSPNSKKSQSKSSHEKIQEKMSQKIDELEKASLAEKPWQLSGEVTAQTRPENSMLEEDLDFEQGSRKAPAITEETTLHLEDIITQRIKDQAFDDVVRKEKPKEEVFEYKKRLTLDHEKSKQSLAEIYEQEYLKQSQAKTEEEENPAHVEIQKLMDALFLKLDALSNFHFTPKPSVPEVKVVSNMPSITMEEVAPVTASDATLLAPEEIKEKNKAGDIVGDSEKTSTDKKRERRLKKKVKHFKIKEKEKKKKLKEASKAGDNKKPTKAQAREDLKKLTKGGKATILKDEGKDKALRSSQAFFSQLQDQVKRQIKSAKSQPTKKKRKEVSASKLKL